From Dreissena polymorpha isolate Duluth1 chromosome 15, UMN_Dpol_1.0, whole genome shotgun sequence, a single genomic window includes:
- the LOC127860305 gene encoding uncharacterized protein LOC127860305, giving the protein MQGQIEQFENYQKKIIAQLKSSITFHFNSEIMQYLSQLSGLGKIEHYAQSLTAVGNADRIIRIDGKSENNVSFQGDSICTILDICVLPSGQVLVVDQNNKKVKLLNQQYLLLSHCSVSGKPQYMCQITPSEVGVTVGSEVQFIKVNNNQLVKDRKLKFQHGGYGIASHQGDLFVTSGTELYNYSLDGKLVSKLHENKSVTGRERSCAVSPTGEKLYITNYNQDKLLTLARDGSVLSIFTDPELGCPACVHVTPAGQVLVCGWKSNTILQIDSKGSRSLATLATKRDGLWSVCYNSNTDSIIVATIINKILVYKVK; this is encoded by the exons ATGCAAGGACAAATAGAGCAGTTTGAAAACTATCAAAAGAAGATCATTGCTCAACTAAAATCTTCTATAACTTTCCATTTTAATAGTGAAATAATGCAGTACCTTTCCCAGTTGTCCGGTCTTGGGAAGATTGAACACTATGCCCAGTCATTGACTGCAGTGGGAAATGCAGACCGAATCATAAGGATTGATGGAAAGTCTGAGAATAATGTAAGCTTTCAGGGTGATTCAATTTGCACTATCCTAGACATATGTGTTCTCCCTAGTGGACAAGTCCTTGTTGTAGACCAAAATAATAAGAAAGTCAAGCTGTTAAACCAGCAGTACCTGCTTTTGAGTCACTGTAGTGTATCTGGTAAGCCACAGTACATGTGTCAGATCACACCAAGTGAGGTTGGTGTTACTGTTGGTTcagaggtccagtttatcaaagtcAACAACAACCAGCTGGTAAAAGACAGAAAGCTCAAGTTTCAACATGGCGGTTACGGTATTGCCTCCCACCAGGGAGACCTGTTTGTAACCTCTGGTACTGAACTATACAACTACTCGCTGGATGGTAAACTAGTCAGCAAACTTCACGAGAATAAGTCAGTTACCGGTAGAG AACGGAGTTGTGCAGTAAGCCCGACAGGTGAAAAGTTGTATATCACGAACTACAATCAGGACAAACTCCTCACTCTGGCTAGGGATGGATCAGTCCTTTCCATCTTCACAGACCCTGAATTGGGATGTCCAGCTTGTGTACATGTgacacctgcaggccaggtgctggtatgTGGATGGAAGTCCAATACTATCCTACAGATTGACAGTAAGGGCAGTAGGAGTCTGGCCACTCTGGCTACAAAGAGGGATGGGCTATGGTCGGTCTGCTACAACAGCAACACTGACTCCATTATTGTGGCGACGATTATAAACAAGATACTGGTGTACAAAGTAAAATAG